In Streptomyces sp. NBC_01426, one genomic interval encodes:
- a CDS encoding non-ribosomal peptide synthetase, whose amino-acid sequence MMEPSARLVLISPTRLADVRRRTGGHTDRTIAEACAIALAYWATGNSPDGIDLVPGTLFADVLGWVDNGGTAPSGWQVGEAGPDGTGITVPEGVLPSDAQLALDDLADFPDRPIGTISPSGVAERLTTLARWNDTRADRVRPTIVEMFHEQARLRPDAVAVIDEDRSLTYREAAELSAQLAHHLIGRGLTAEQVVGISLGRSADMVIGLLGVLQAGCAFVPLDPQWPAARRAVVIDDAKVVVQLNDSGEHDPAEPAAVAVDLDDWRYAEQPTEDPGVTVHGDSLAYVIFTSGSTGRPKGAMIRHEAISERLLWQVDEILGFGHDDASLFKAPLSFDISINEIFLPLVCGGRLVVLRPGGERDPHHLLSVIAEHRVTFTYLVSSMLDVLLEIAGDSDRLDSMRHVWCGGEVLTPELYERFRTRLDIPMYHGYGPAETTIGVSHVIYRGEAERLSTSIGKANPNTQLYVLDDELRPVPVGVGGELYVGGFLLGRGYVGAPGLTASRFVANPFANDGSRLYRTGDLARFAPDGSLDFLGRADNQIKIRGMRLELEDVEIGLAEHPGVRHTCVIAKKNSAGGTYLVGYVIPAAGSEALRADEVKAWAVEHMVEYMVPAHVVVMTEFPLTANGKLDRRALPEPTIVTGSYLRPSTDDERAVCAAVASVLRLEEVGVDQDFFMLGGDSILAISLLSALRDAGLYVTAGQIFANSVLGALAAVASREDAGRPDHADVATGSVTGSPIVQWLGRTTDAIDGFVQSVVLNTPAGLSAEALDAILTSVVARHDMLRARLVRGDRWSFDIPEADGNPAGLQESDLPLDACVALATEGLDPDNGVMLRAVWRREARQLVLVVHHVVIDGVSWRILMEDLATAWRQYSAGETIELPAVGTSFRRWTQLLANAEFDEDRAHFEQPLPGPDAPLGRRAHTEADTVERERERTVTVGAEVTAALLGEVPAKFHAGVNEVLLTALAVTLARWRRDRGQEQTFAHIELEGHGREGRHVAGSSGVEPDLSRTVGWFTTLFPVSVDPGTADDFTAPEYLAAALKAVKEDLARVPGNGLSYGALRYLADAAFTTPAPQVLFNYLGRFDAGASGDWQLSGATGQLGEKRDPRMSLPRALEFNAIAEPAATGEYELVTTLTWPDGMFSDTDIDTIGGYFRAALAGLAALDQGGHTPSDFPLVRLTQADVDDLDGPTLRAVLPLTPLQEGLYFHSVFDDDSAGSYVEQQLLTLEGDLDADRLAAATTRLLTLYPNLAARFTALADGRVVSVLESGAEAPFTTLDRPGITDEEIRDHAERDRRAGFDLATGPLMRFTLIRDAEAGRAVLVQTVHHIIADGWSVPPMLRALLAEYHAPGSRYPLSGFPDYVAWLAGRDADESDRVWGAELAELPGPSLVAKDHTPSNRFADTAAEPADDVDAAARAAGVPLSVAVHSAWALTLGGILHSGDVVFGSTVSGRDADVPGIGDMVGLFINTVPLRARWAADTTARDLLSSVREHQGAVLPHQHVSLARIGRQAGVGSLFDTLVVFDVATDVSDLRRPGDTLAITDLVNEGAPHYPLTLVVERSLDGRPRFNLIYDGELLRESSAQDILRTFTHTLAGLLARPDAPVASLLPEGARTPAPIAPTTLGALFDAAADRDPAATAVTQCALDGTTRSLTYGELAAAKNELAAALRASGVRPGRRVAVAVPRTIEQVVALVAIVSAGGAYVPLDMAYPDERLEYVLADSAPQVVLVDPGQRDRFTTLLEKAGVTARVLVQGDEVPEDAAVAAAQAVGPHDPAYVIYTSGSTGRPKGVVVPHSSVVTLLANTRPDMGFGPDDVWVQFHSYSFDFAVWELWGALAHGGELLVPDYGLTRSPVDFHRLVRERGVTVLNQTPSAFYQFVEADRHAGEPLPALRRVIFGGEALDLGRLRGWVERHGAAAPELVNMYGITETTVHVTHRVLTEADFGPGVDDVSPIGGPIPGLVTHLLDDRLRPVPPGQVGAIYVAGDQVALGYLGRPGLTAGRFVANPFANDGSRMYHTGDLARRTLDGELEFAGRADDQVQLKGFRIELGEVESALRDLDGVVDVAVTVADSGDHLVAHVVGRLPGGLSALLAAKLPVHMVPGRVLPVDSLPLTVNGKLDRKALIERAAQDDTPVAVTDSALASLIGVFADTLSHPAADADTDFFGAGGDSIVAITVVNRARALGLPIAPRDVFLLKTPRALAEHLAARTPQAAASAPAGTAVPVRRQDGPVAPTPIILRQRELGGSLARFAQARTLEVAEGTGAADIERAANAVLAAHPALRMRLHAEHGVWTLRTEPAREATVLLADTTDATAAANEAAGRLDPESGDVIAFTRLAATGTLVITVHHIAVDAVSWLILLDDMESALRGETLAPATTSYAEYAEALVLRSAADIADLGHWVDTLQAPPLLPAVGGLRDVTVVLEPDAGDRVTRTAPAALGVALTELLCGALRTALTRIQPSPTDLAIELERHGRVEVLEHHDYTRTVGWFTAIAPVRLTAHTDPVAAARELAERQPDEAGHAAYGRLRYLNPQTAPLLTARPQVLFNYLGRGSESRTPHITGGDQGSPYAVEVNAWTDAATGALHATFTLAEEIPEEITAHWLHALDAIAEASTTAERTAPVTALQRGLFFQAQMAGSAGHYVAQSWFTFDRRLDTDALAEAMSAVIARHPVVGAGFTTDDDGNPVQTLKAGRRVDVHTVELSCDEEVAALRDRDRNTGFDPAEPPLIRLTVVRLPDGRDGLLLSYHLLLWDGWSRGIVLRDLFDAYQAVLAGERPNAIPATPAFEDHARALAAKDPAVSERFWAEHLAGLSGPTLLAGPAPSLSDDLPPALVHRLSAEQSQLLRETAKTHGVTLNSVLTGAFGLLLGAHTGRGDAVFGVTVSGREGEGLSDIVGVLLNTVPMWTRARPNDTVRDYLSSVQAARVEAMEHEHLGLGEVQRASGHDTLFDNLFVLQNFLDMDALTEMNTRHGITEVKSDDSTHYPFTWVVTPGDRLTIKLEHRHGDSDDARRLLDDYVGVLEDLARSTGPVGALRGLGSLPEPDARTDIGTDTVVDRFDRAADRSPERVALVAHGRSMTFAELRDRSRLLAGVLAGRGIGPEKTVGLAIPRSLDWIVALFAVLRTGAAYVPLELDHPDERIATIVADARPEVILTVGAVSPRLTGDLIELDRPLPEAEPLVTFAPDDPNRLRHPAYTIYTSGSTGKPKGVVTEYAGLTNMLINHQRRIFEPVLAEHGHRTFRIAHTVSFAFDMSWEELLWLADGHEVHICDEELRRDAPGLVEYCREHGIDVVNVTPTYAQQLVAEGLLDNPDRRPALVLLGGEAVTPTLWQRLATTEGTVGYNLYGPTEYTINTLGVGTFECQDPVVGVAIDNTDVFVLDPWLRPLPDGVPGELYVSGIGIARGYLGRPAQTAHRFVASPFGAPGERMYRTGDLVVRRPDGNLMYLGRTDQQVKIRGHRVELGEVEAAFAAHPAVRFTAAVAQPDPQVDGAYRLAAYLVLEGSDLATVAAEVGAALPDFLRPTHYAQVDAIPLTVNGKADTKALPEPKPLGSLTTSGERGPETETEITICEFFAEALDLDDDEVSAVSDFVSLGGHSMLAVRLVGLLRREFGPVITIRDLFTLRTPEAIAHHVDDNS is encoded by the coding sequence ATGATGGAACCGAGCGCTCGTCTCGTGCTGATCTCTCCCACGCGCCTGGCAGACGTGCGCCGGCGTACCGGCGGACACACCGACCGGACCATCGCCGAGGCCTGCGCCATCGCGCTGGCGTACTGGGCGACGGGCAACAGCCCCGACGGCATCGACCTCGTCCCCGGCACGCTCTTCGCGGACGTCCTCGGATGGGTCGACAACGGCGGCACCGCGCCGAGTGGTTGGCAGGTCGGTGAAGCCGGCCCGGACGGGACGGGCATCACCGTCCCCGAGGGCGTCCTGCCGTCCGACGCGCAGCTCGCGCTCGACGACCTGGCCGACTTCCCGGACCGGCCGATCGGCACCATCAGCCCGTCCGGCGTGGCGGAGCGGCTCACCACCCTGGCCCGGTGGAACGACACCCGGGCCGACCGGGTCCGGCCGACCATCGTGGAGATGTTCCACGAACAGGCACGGCTGCGGCCGGACGCGGTCGCCGTCATCGACGAGGACCGGTCGCTCACCTACCGCGAGGCGGCCGAGCTGTCGGCCCAGCTGGCCCACCACCTGATCGGACGCGGACTCACCGCCGAACAGGTCGTCGGCATCTCGCTGGGCCGCAGCGCCGACATGGTGATCGGCCTGCTCGGTGTGCTGCAGGCCGGCTGCGCGTTCGTACCGCTGGACCCGCAGTGGCCCGCCGCGCGCCGAGCCGTCGTCATCGACGACGCGAAGGTCGTGGTGCAGCTCAACGACTCCGGCGAGCACGACCCCGCCGAACCGGCCGCCGTCGCCGTCGACCTCGACGACTGGCGGTACGCCGAGCAGCCCACCGAGGACCCCGGCGTCACCGTCCACGGCGACTCGCTCGCCTACGTGATCTTCACCTCGGGTTCGACCGGGCGGCCCAAGGGCGCGATGATCCGCCACGAGGCCATCAGCGAGCGCCTGTTGTGGCAGGTCGACGAGATCCTGGGCTTCGGGCACGACGACGCGTCGCTGTTCAAGGCACCCCTGTCGTTCGACATCTCCATCAACGAGATCTTCCTGCCGCTGGTGTGCGGCGGCCGCCTCGTGGTCCTGCGGCCCGGCGGCGAACGCGACCCGCACCACCTGCTGAGCGTCATCGCCGAGCACCGCGTCACCTTCACCTACCTCGTCTCGTCCATGTTGGACGTCCTGCTGGAGATCGCCGGCGACTCCGACCGCCTCGACAGCATGCGGCACGTGTGGTGCGGCGGCGAGGTGCTGACCCCGGAGCTGTACGAGCGCTTCCGCACCCGCCTCGACATCCCCATGTACCACGGTTACGGCCCGGCCGAGACGACCATCGGCGTCTCCCACGTCATCTACCGGGGCGAGGCGGAGCGCCTGTCCACCTCCATCGGCAAGGCCAACCCCAACACCCAGCTCTACGTCCTCGACGACGAGCTGCGCCCGGTCCCGGTCGGCGTCGGCGGCGAGCTCTACGTGGGCGGCTTCCTCCTGGGACGCGGATACGTGGGCGCCCCCGGCCTGACGGCCTCCCGGTTCGTGGCGAACCCCTTCGCCAACGACGGCTCCCGGCTGTACCGGACCGGCGACCTCGCACGGTTCGCCCCCGACGGCTCGCTGGACTTCCTGGGCCGCGCGGACAACCAGATCAAGATCCGCGGCATGCGGCTCGAACTCGAAGACGTCGAGATCGGCCTCGCCGAACACCCCGGGGTGCGGCACACCTGCGTCATCGCGAAGAAGAACAGCGCGGGCGGCACCTACCTCGTGGGATACGTCATCCCCGCCGCCGGCAGCGAGGCGCTGCGGGCGGACGAGGTCAAGGCGTGGGCCGTCGAGCACATGGTCGAGTACATGGTGCCCGCCCACGTCGTCGTGATGACGGAGTTCCCGCTCACCGCGAACGGCAAGCTCGACCGGCGCGCCCTGCCCGAGCCCACCATCGTGACCGGCTCGTACCTGCGGCCCTCCACCGACGACGAGCGCGCCGTCTGCGCGGCCGTCGCATCGGTCCTGCGGCTGGAAGAGGTCGGCGTCGACCAGGACTTCTTCATGCTCGGCGGGGACAGCATCCTCGCGATCTCCCTGCTGAGCGCGCTGCGCGACGCGGGCCTCTACGTCACCGCGGGGCAGATCTTCGCCAACAGCGTCCTCGGCGCACTCGCGGCGGTGGCGAGCCGCGAGGACGCGGGCCGCCCGGACCACGCCGACGTCGCGACGGGTTCCGTCACGGGATCGCCCATCGTCCAGTGGCTCGGCCGGACCACCGACGCGATCGACGGCTTCGTGCAGTCGGTCGTCCTGAACACCCCGGCCGGCCTCTCCGCCGAAGCCCTCGACGCGATCCTCACCTCCGTCGTGGCCCGACACGACATGCTGCGCGCACGGCTCGTGCGCGGGGACCGCTGGAGCTTCGACATACCGGAGGCCGACGGGAACCCGGCCGGCCTCCAGGAGAGCGACCTGCCGCTCGACGCGTGCGTGGCCCTCGCCACCGAGGGGCTGGACCCGGACAACGGCGTGATGCTGCGGGCCGTGTGGCGCCGCGAGGCACGCCAACTGGTCCTCGTCGTCCACCATGTGGTGATCGACGGCGTGTCCTGGCGGATCCTCATGGAGGACCTGGCCACGGCATGGCGCCAGTACTCCGCCGGCGAGACGATCGAACTGCCCGCGGTCGGAACGTCGTTCCGGCGCTGGACGCAGCTCCTCGCGAACGCGGAGTTCGACGAGGACCGCGCCCACTTCGAACAGCCCCTCCCGGGCCCCGACGCGCCGCTCGGCAGGCGGGCACACACCGAGGCCGACACGGTCGAGCGGGAGCGGGAGCGGACCGTCACGGTCGGCGCCGAGGTCACCGCCGCCCTGCTGGGCGAGGTCCCGGCCAAGTTCCACGCCGGCGTCAACGAGGTCCTGCTGACCGCGCTCGCCGTCACCCTCGCCCGGTGGCGCCGCGACCGCGGCCAGGAGCAGACGTTCGCGCACATCGAGCTGGAGGGCCACGGCCGCGAAGGCCGCCACGTGGCGGGTTCCTCCGGCGTCGAGCCGGACCTGTCGCGGACCGTCGGCTGGTTCACCACGCTGTTCCCGGTGTCCGTGGACCCGGGCACGGCCGACGACTTCACCGCCCCCGAGTACCTCGCCGCCGCCCTCAAGGCGGTCAAGGAAGACCTCGCCCGCGTGCCGGGCAACGGTCTTTCCTACGGCGCCCTGCGATACCTGGCCGACGCCGCCTTCACGACCCCCGCACCCCAGGTCCTGTTCAACTACCTGGGCCGGTTCGACGCGGGCGCGTCCGGCGACTGGCAGCTCTCGGGAGCCACCGGACAACTCGGTGAGAAGCGCGACCCCAGGATGAGCCTGCCGCGCGCCCTGGAGTTCAACGCGATCGCCGAACCCGCCGCCACCGGCGAGTACGAACTCGTCACCACCCTCACCTGGCCCGACGGGATGTTCAGCGACACGGACATCGACACGATCGGCGGATACTTCCGGGCGGCCCTCGCCGGGCTGGCCGCGCTCGACCAGGGCGGCCACACGCCCAGCGACTTCCCGCTGGTGCGGCTGACCCAGGCCGACGTCGACGACCTGGACGGCCCCACGCTGCGCGCGGTGCTCCCCCTGACTCCGCTGCAGGAAGGCCTGTACTTCCACTCGGTCTTCGACGACGACTCCGCGGGCAGCTACGTCGAACAGCAGCTGCTGACGCTGGAGGGCGACCTCGACGCCGACCGGCTCGCGGCCGCGACCACCAGGCTGCTCACCCTGTACCCCAACCTGGCCGCCCGGTTCACGGCCCTCGCCGACGGCCGTGTCGTCTCCGTACTGGAGAGCGGGGCCGAGGCGCCCTTCACCACCCTCGACCGGCCCGGCATCACCGACGAGGAGATACGCGACCACGCCGAGCGGGACCGCCGCGCCGGATTCGACCTGGCCACCGGCCCGCTGATGCGGTTCACGCTGATCCGCGACGCGGAAGCCGGCCGCGCCGTCCTGGTGCAGACGGTCCACCACATCATCGCCGACGGCTGGTCCGTGCCCCCGATGCTCCGCGCGCTGCTCGCCGAGTACCACGCGCCGGGGAGCAGGTACCCGCTGAGCGGCTTCCCCGACTACGTCGCCTGGCTCGCCGGACGCGACGCCGACGAGAGCGACCGCGTCTGGGGCGCCGAACTCGCCGAGCTGCCCGGCCCCTCGCTGGTCGCCAAGGACCACACCCCGTCCAACCGGTTCGCCGACACCGCCGCGGAGCCCGCCGACGACGTCGACGCGGCCGCCCGGGCGGCCGGCGTGCCGCTCAGCGTGGCCGTGCACAGCGCCTGGGCGTTGACCCTCGGCGGCATCCTGCACTCCGGTGACGTGGTGTTCGGTTCCACCGTCTCCGGTCGCGACGCGGACGTCCCCGGCATCGGGGACATGGTCGGCCTGTTCATCAACACCGTTCCGTTGCGCGCCCGTTGGGCCGCCGACACCACGGCGCGCGACCTGCTGTCCTCCGTGCGCGAACACCAGGGCGCGGTGCTGCCGCACCAGCACGTCTCGCTGGCACGGATCGGCCGCCAGGCCGGCGTCGGCTCCCTCTTCGACACCCTCGTGGTGTTCGACGTGGCGACCGACGTGTCCGACCTGCGCCGCCCCGGCGACACGCTGGCCATCACCGACCTCGTCAACGAGGGAGCCCCCCACTACCCGCTGACCCTGGTCGTGGAGCGGTCCCTCGACGGCCGACCGCGCTTCAACCTGATCTACGACGGCGAACTGCTCCGCGAGAGCAGCGCCCAGGACATCCTGCGCACGTTCACGCACACCCTCGCCGGCCTGCTCGCCCGGCCGGACGCCCCGGTCGCGAGCCTGCTGCCGGAGGGCGCCCGCACCCCCGCACCGATCGCCCCGACCACCCTCGGCGCGCTCTTCGACGCCGCGGCCGACCGGGACCCGGCGGCCACCGCCGTCACCCAGTGCGCGCTCGACGGCACCACCCGGTCGCTGACCTACGGGGAACTGGCCGCCGCGAAGAACGAACTGGCCGCCGCCCTGCGCGCGTCCGGTGTCCGCCCGGGCCGGCGCGTGGCCGTGGCCGTACCGCGCACCATCGAGCAGGTCGTCGCCCTCGTCGCGATCGTCAGCGCGGGCGGCGCGTACGTCCCGCTCGACATGGCCTACCCGGACGAGCGGCTGGAGTACGTCCTCGCGGACTCCGCGCCGCAGGTCGTCCTCGTCGACCCCGGGCAGCGGGACCGCTTCACGACCCTGCTGGAGAAGGCCGGCGTCACCGCCCGCGTCCTCGTCCAGGGCGACGAGGTGCCCGAGGACGCCGCGGTCGCCGCGGCGCAGGCGGTCGGCCCGCACGACCCCGCGTACGTGATCTACACCTCCGGCTCCACCGGCCGCCCCAAGGGCGTCGTCGTCCCGCACTCCAGCGTGGTGACCCTGCTGGCCAACACCCGGCCGGACATGGGCTTCGGCCCGGACGACGTGTGGGTCCAGTTCCACTCGTACTCCTTCGACTTCGCCGTCTGGGAGCTGTGGGGCGCCCTGGCGCACGGTGGCGAGCTGCTCGTCCCCGACTACGGTCTGACCCGTTCCCCGGTCGACTTCCACCGGCTGGTCCGCGAGCGCGGAGTGACCGTCCTCAACCAGACTCCGTCGGCCTTCTACCAGTTCGTCGAGGCCGACCGGCACGCCGGCGAGCCGCTCCCCGCACTGCGCCGGGTCATCTTCGGCGGCGAGGCACTGGACCTCGGACGACTGCGCGGCTGGGTGGAGCGGCACGGCGCCGCGGCCCCCGAGCTGGTCAACATGTACGGCATCACCGAGACCACCGTCCACGTGACCCACCGGGTCCTGACCGAAGCCGACTTCGGACCCGGCGTCGACGACGTGAGCCCCATCGGCGGCCCCATCCCCGGCCTCGTCACCCACCTGCTCGACGACCGGCTCCGCCCGGTGCCGCCGGGCCAGGTCGGCGCCATCTACGTGGCGGGCGACCAGGTCGCCCTCGGCTACCTGGGCCGGCCGGGCCTCACCGCGGGCCGGTTCGTCGCGAACCCGTTCGCGAACGACGGCTCCCGCATGTACCACACGGGCGACCTGGCCCGCCGAACGCTCGACGGCGAGCTGGAGTTCGCCGGCCGCGCCGACGACCAGGTACAGCTCAAGGGCTTCCGCATCGAGCTCGGCGAGGTCGAGTCCGCGCTCCGGGACCTCGACGGCGTGGTCGACGTGGCCGTCACCGTGGCGGACAGCGGCGACCACCTGGTCGCGCACGTCGTCGGCCGACTGCCCGGCGGCCTCTCCGCCCTCCTCGCCGCGAAGCTGCCCGTGCACATGGTGCCCGGCCGCGTCCTGCCCGTGGACTCCCTGCCGCTGACCGTCAACGGCAAGCTGGACCGCAAGGCCCTGATCGAACGGGCCGCGCAGGACGACACCCCGGTGGCCGTCACCGATTCCGCGCTCGCCTCGCTGATCGGCGTCTTCGCCGACACGCTGTCCCACCCGGCGGCCGACGCCGACACCGACTTCTTCGGCGCCGGCGGCGACAGCATCGTCGCCATCACCGTCGTGAACCGGGCCAGGGCCCTCGGCCTGCCGATCGCCCCCCGCGACGTGTTCCTGCTGAAGACGCCGCGGGCCCTCGCCGAGCACCTGGCGGCGCGCACGCCGCAGGCCGCGGCGTCCGCCCCGGCGGGCACGGCCGTGCCCGTACGCCGCCAGGACGGCCCGGTGGCACCGACGCCGATCATCCTGCGCCAGCGCGAACTGGGCGGCTCCCTCGCCCGGTTCGCCCAGGCCAGGACGCTGGAAGTGGCCGAAGGCACCGGGGCCGCCGACATCGAGCGCGCCGCGAACGCCGTACTGGCCGCCCACCCGGCCTTGCGGATGCGCCTGCACGCCGAGCACGGCGTCTGGACCCTGCGCACCGAACCCGCCCGCGAGGCCACCGTCCTGCTCGCGGACACCACCGACGCCACGGCCGCCGCCAACGAGGCCGCCGGACGGCTCGACCCCGAGTCCGGGGACGTCATCGCGTTCACCCGGCTCGCGGCGACCGGCACCCTCGTGATCACCGTGCACCACATCGCGGTCGACGCGGTGTCCTGGCTGATCCTGCTCGACGACATGGAGAGCGCGCTGCGGGGCGAGACCCTCGCCCCGGCGACCACGTCCTACGCCGAGTACGCCGAGGCGCTCGTCCTGCGGTCCGCCGCCGACATCGCCGACCTCGGACACTGGGTCGACACCCTCCAGGCACCCCCGCTGCTGCCGGCGGTCGGCGGGCTGCGCGACGTCACCGTGGTCCTGGAGCCCGACGCCGGCGACCGGGTGACGCGCACCGCCCCCGCCGCACTCGGTGTCGCACTGACCGAGCTGCTCTGCGGCGCCCTGCGCACCGCGCTGACGCGGATCCAGCCGTCGCCCACCGATCTCGCGATCGAGCTGGAGCGCCACGGCCGGGTCGAGGTCCTGGAGCACCACGACTACACCCGCACGGTGGGCTGGTTCACCGCCATCGCACCCGTCCGGCTCACCGCGCACACCGACCCGGTCGCGGCGGCCCGCGAACTCGCCGAGCGGCAACCGGACGAGGCCGGGCACGCCGCCTACGGCCGACTGCGGTACCTCAACCCGCAGACGGCGCCGCTGCTGACCGCCCGCCCGCAGGTGCTGTTCAACTACCTCGGCCGGGGCAGCGAGTCCCGGACACCACACATCACCGGCGGCGACCAGGGCAGCCCGTACGCCGTGGAGGTCAACGCCTGGACCGACGCGGCCACGGGGGCGCTGCACGCGACCTTCACCCTCGCCGAGGAGATCCCCGAGGAGATCACCGCGCACTGGCTGCACGCCCTGGACGCCATCGCGGAAGCCTCCACGACGGCCGAACGCACGGCGCCGGTCACCGCGCTCCAGCGGGGGCTGTTCTTCCAGGCCCAGATGGCGGGCTCGGCCGGACACTACGTCGCGCAGAGCTGGTTCACCTTCGACCGTCGCCTGGACACGGACGCGCTGGCCGAGGCCATGTCCGCCGTGATCGCACGGCACCCGGTCGTCGGCGCCGGCTTCACCACCGACGACGACGGGAACCCGGTCCAGACCCTCAAGGCGGGCCGGCGGGTCGACGTCCACACGGTGGAACTGTCCTGCGACGAGGAGGTCGCGGCCCTGCGCGACCGGGACCGCAACACCGGGTTCGACCCGGCCGAACCGCCGCTGATCCGACTGACCGTCGTCCGGCTGCCCGACGGCCGCGACGGCCTGCTCCTCAGCTACCACCTGCTGCTGTGGGACGGCTGGTCCCGCGGGATCGTGCTGCGGGACCTGTTCGACGCCTACCAGGCCGTCCTGGCCGGCGAGCGACCGAACGCGATCCCGGCCACGCCGGCCTTCGAGGACCACGCCCGGGCACTCGCCGCCAAGGACCCGGCCGTCTCGGAGCGCTTCTGGGCCGAGCACCTGGCCGGACTCTCCGGCCCGACGCTGCTCGCCGGACCGGCGCCGTCCCTCTCGGACGACCTGCCGCCCGCACTCGTCCACCGGCTCTCCGCCGAGCAGTCGCAGCTCCTGCGGGAGACGGCCAAGACCCACGGGGTCACGCTGAACTCGGTCCTCACCGGCGCGTTCGGCCTGCTCCTGGGCGCCCACACCGGCCGCGGCGACGCCGTGTTCGGCGTGACCGTCTCCGGCCGCGAGGGCGAGGGACTGTCCGACATCGTCGGTGTGCTGCTCAACACCGTGCCCATGTGGACGCGGGCCAGGCCGAACGACACCGTCCGCGACTACCTGTCGTCCGTACAGGCCGCCCGGGTCGAGGCCATGGAGCACGAGCACCTCGGGCTCGGCGAGGTCCAGCGGGCCAGCGGCCACGACACCCTGTTCGACAACCTGTTCGTGCTCCAGAACTTCCTGGACATGGACGCGCTCACCGAGATGAACACCCGCCACGGCATCACCGAGGTGAAGTCGGACGACTCCACCCACTACCCGTTCACCTGGGTCGTCACCCCCGGCGACCGGCTCACGATCAAGCTGGAACACCGCCACGGCGACAGCGACGACGCCCGCCGCCTCCTGGACGACTACGTCGGCGTCCTGGAGGACCTGGCCCGCTCCACGGGACCGGTGGGCGCGCTGCGCGGCCTCGGCTCGCTGCCCGAGCCCGACGCCCGCACGGACATCGGCACCGACACGGTCGTCGACCGGTTCGACCGGGCGGCGGACCGCTCGCCGGAACGCGTCGCCCTCGTCGCCCACGGCCGGAGCATGACCTTCGCCGAACTCAGGGACCGCAGCCGCCTGCTGGCGGGCGTGCTCGCCGGGCGCGGCATCGGACCCGAGAAGACCGTGGGTCTGGCCATCCCGCGCTCGCTGGACTGGATCGTGGCGCTGTTCGCGGTGCTGCGCACCGGAGCCGCGTACGTGCCGCTGGAGCTGGACCACCCGGACGAGCGGATCGCCACCATCGTCGCGGACGCCCGCCCGGAGGTCATCCTCACCGTCGGCGCCGTGTCGCCCCGGCTGACCGGCGACCTGATCGAACTGGACCGCCCCCTCCCGGAGGCCGAGCCGCTCGTGACGTTCGCCCCGGACGACCCGAACCGGCTGCGGCACCCCGCGTACACGATCTACACCTCCGGTTCGACGGGGAAGCCCAAGGGCGTCGTGACCGAGTACGCCGGCCTCACCAACATGCTGATCAACCACCAGCGCCGCATCTTCGAACCGGTTCTGGCGGAGCACGGCCACCGGACCTTCCGGATCGCCCACACCGTGTCGTTCGCGTTCGACATGTCGTGGGAGGAACTGCTGTGGCTCGCCGACGGCCACGAGGTGCACATCTGCGACGAGGAACTGCGCCGCGACGCCCCCGGCCTCGTCGAGTACTGCCGTGAGCACGGGATCGACGTCGTCAACGTGACCCCGACCTACGCGCAGCAGCTGGTGGCCGAGGGCCTCCTCGACAACCCGGACCGGCGCCCCGCGCTGGTACTGCTGGGCGGCGAGGCGGTCACCCCGACCCTGTGGCAGCGGCTCGCCACCACCGAGGGAACCGTCGGCTACAACCTCTACGGACCCACCGAATACACCATCAACACCCTGGGCGTGGGCACCTTCGAGTGCCAGGACCCGGTGGTGGGCGTGGCCATCGACAACACCGACGTGTTCGTGCTGGACCCCTGGCTGCGACCGCTGCCGGACGGCGTTCCCGGTGAGCTCTACGTCTCGGGCATCGGCATCGCCCGCGGCTACCTCGGCCGGCCGGCCCAGACCGCGCACCGGTTCGTCGCGTCGCCGTTCGGCGCACCCGGCGAGCGCATGTACCGCACGGGGGACCTGGTCGTCCGGCGACCCGACGGCAACCTGATGTACCTCGGCCGCACCGACCAGCAGGTCAAGATCCGCGGCCACCGGGTCGAACTCGGAGAGGTGGAGGCCGCGTTCGCCGCGCACCCGGCGGTACGGTTCACCGCCGCGGTCGCCCAGCCCGACCCGCAGGTCGATGGGGCCTACCGGCTCGCCGCGTACCTCGTGCTCGAAGGGTCCGACCTGGCGACGGTCGCCGCCGAGGTGGGCGCCGCACTGCCGGACTTCCTGCGCCCGACCCACTACGCCCAGGTCGACGCCATCCCGCTGACCGTGAACGGCAAGGCCGACACCAAGGCGCTGCCCGAACCCAAGCCACTGGGATCGCTGACCACTTCGGGAGAACGCGGCCCGGAGACCGAGACCGAGATCACGATCTGCGAGTTCTTCGCGGAGGCCCTGGACCTGGACGACGACGAAGTGAGCGCGGTGAGTGATTTCGTCTCCCTCGGGGGACACTCCATGCTGGCCGTACGTCTGGTAGGACTACTGCGCCGTGAATTCGGCCCCGTGATCACCATCCGTGATCTGTTCACCCTCCGCACCCCGGAAGCGATTGCCCACCACGTCGATGACAACTCCTGA